GCCAACCAAGCTCGTGCACGGCATCGCCGCGGTGTTGTTCGTCGTGCTGGGCGGGTTGGCGTTGTTCGGGGTCGGCGCCTGACTACTGGGCGGCTTTCGGCGCCGACGCCGCGGCCGCGGGCGCCGCCGCCGGCAGCGATACTTCGTTCGCGGCACCGCCGCCGAGCGGAATCTTTACGGTGTGCACGGCGCCGTTGGCCAGCGGGAAGTCAGCCAGCGCGCTCCGCGCCAGATAAGGCATCGCCCGCACCAGCGACGACTCTTCGCCGAAATTGCGCGCCGTCACGTTGTAGACCTCCCGGCCGCTCGCCCGCTCGGTGATCCGGATGCCGAGCAGATGCGTGAACACCGGGTAGCTCTGGTTCACATAGGTCGCCGGGAAAGGCCCCCACGGTCCCCACGGGTCGAACGGCCGGCCCCAGTAAGGGCCGGGCCACGGGTCGTAGTAGACGGGCTGCGCGACGGTCACGATGTCCGAGCGGATGCCGTAGGCCAGCTCCACCAGATAGCGCGCGTCGTTGCGAGCGACTTCACGGAACGCGTGCACGGCGAGTTCGTTCGCGACGATCCGCTCGTACGCGCTCAGCTCGAGGTTGTTCTTTTGACCTTCAGCGCGCGTGAACGCATAGGTGCGGGTCGCGTCGCTGCCGCTCCAGTCCGAGAACGCCGTCACCTGTGTCGTCACGTAGGTCGTGCAGCCGGACAGCAGCGCGGTCAGCGCGACGAACAGCAGGGCGACGCGGCGGGTCCATCGGTCGATATTCATGGTCTGCCTCGTCATGCCTGTGGATTGCATCAGTTCTGCTTCGGTTAAAACCTTGATTCGGCGGCGCTTATTCCGTCGCGCCAGCCGCTGGCCGACTGACGATGCCGCCCCCTCGGCCACGCACGGCGCCCGATAATACGCTGACCTCGCCAGCCGGTAAAAGGTTCTCGCCTTGCCCCCGAAGCCGGCCGCTCTGCTCGGCGCCGAAAGTCGGCCCGCCTTCCCTTCCGCACGATTGCCCGAGGCTTTGTACAATGAGTCGACCAAGCCCGGCTCGCGCGCCGTTTGCGCCCGACCGCTCGAGTACATCACCACAGAACGCCATGGCCGATACCGCAACGCCCAATGTGATCCGCCGCGCCGATTACGCGCCGCCCGCTTTCCTGATCGATACCGTCGCGCTGGAATTTGATCTGCTTGCCGAACGCACCGTCGTCAGGAATACGATGCGGGTGCGCCGCAACCCGGATGCCTCGCGCGCCGCGCATCTCGAGCTGATGGGCGAGCAGCTCGAGTTCGTCAGCGCCGGCATCGACGGCACGCCGTTCCCGAACGCGCATCCGCACAAGCACGGGTTGCGGCTCGATAACGTGCCGGACAGCTTCGAGCTGACGCTCACGAGCATCTGCAATCCCGCGGAGAACACCACGCTGTCGGGCCTGTATGTATCGAGCGGCAACTTCTTCACGCAGTGCGAGGCCGAGGGCTTTCGCCGCATCACTTACTTTCTCGACCGCCCCGACGTGATGGCGAGTTTCACGGTGACGCTGCGCGCGAACAAGGCCGACTATCCGGTGCTGCTGTCGAACGGCAATCTGTTGGAACAAGGCGAGTTGCCCGACGGCCGGCATTTCGCGCGCTGGGAAGATCCGTTCAGGAAGCCGAGCTATCTGTTCGCGCTCGTCGCGGGCAAGCTCGTCGCGCTCGAAGAACGCGTGAAGACCGGCTCGGGCAAAGAGAAGCTGCTACAGGTATGGGTCGAGCCGCACGATCTGGACAAGACCCGTCACGCGATGGATTCGCTGATCCACGCAATCCGCTGGGACGAACAACGCTTCGGGCTCGAACTCGATCTGGACCGCTTCATGATCGTCGCGGTCAGCGACTTCAACATGGGCGCGATGGAGAACAAGGGGCTCAACATCTTCAACACGAAGTACGTGCTCGCGAACCCCGAAACCGCCACCGACACCGACTTCTCGAACATCGAGGCGGTGGTCGGCCACGAGTACTTCCACAACTGGACCGGCAACCGGGTGACCTGCCGCGACTGGTTCCAGCTGAGCCTGAAGGAAGGCCTGACGGTGTTCCGCGACCAGGAGTTTTCGGCCGACATGGCCGGCGGCGCCACCGACCAGGCCGCGCGCGCGACCAAGCGCATCGAGGACGTGCGCGTGCTGCGCCAGATGCAGTTTGCCGAGGACGCGGGCCCGATGGCGCATCCGGTGCGCCCGGAGAGCTACGTCGAGATCAACAACTTCTACACGATGACCGTCTACGAGAAAGGCTCGGAAGTCGTGCGGATGTACCAGACGCTGTTCGGCCGCGACGGCTTTCGCAAGGGCATGGACCTGTACTTCAAGCGCCACGACGGCCAGGCCGTGACCTGCGACGACTTCCGTCACGCGCTCGCCGACGCAAACGGCCGCGACCTCGCGCAGTTCGAGCGCTGGTATAGCCAGGCCGGCACGCCGCGCGTGTCGGTGCGGGCGCGCTACGACGCCGCTCAGCGGCGCTACAGCGTGACGCTGCGCCAAGGCTACGGCGATGCGGCGCCAGCCGCGCGCGAAACGCAGAAGGGACCGCTGCTGATTCCGTTCGCGATCGGTCTGATCGGCAAGGACGGCCGCGATCTGCCGCTGCAGCTCGACGGCGAGGCGAAGGCGTCGGAGTCGACCACGCGCGTGCTCGAATTTACGCAGACCGAGCAGACCTTCACGTTCGTCGACGTCGGGCAGGAACCGCTGCCCTCGCTGCTGCGTAATTTCTCGGCACCGGTGATCGTCGAGTATGACTACACGGCTGAACAGCTCGCGTTCCTGCTCGCGCACGACAGCGATCCGTTCAACCGCTGGGAAGCCGGCCAACGGCTCGCCACGCGCGAGCTGCTCACGCTCGCTGCGCGCGCGGCCACGGGCGCCGCGCTGCAGCTCGACGACTCGGTGGTCGCCGCGTTCGCGCGCGTTCTGACCGACGAGACGCTGTCGCCGGCGTTCCGCGAGCTCGCGCTGATGCTGCCGTCCGAAGCGTATCTGGCCGAGCAGATGGCCGAATCGGATCCGGCCGCGGTGCACGTGGCACGGCAATTCGTGCGCAAGCGCCTCGCCAATGCGCTGCGTGACGACTGGCTCAAGGTCTACGAGCAGCATCGCACGCCGGGTGCTTATGAAGCGACGCCCGAGGCAGCCGGTCATCGCGCGCTGAAGAATCTCGCGCTGTCGTATCTGACCGAGCTTGACGATTGCGCGGAGGCCGTGCGTCTCGCGGCCGCGCAATATGAAGGCGCGAACAACATGACCGACCGCGCGGCCGCGCTGTCGGCACTGCTCAACGCCGCCGCGCCGCAAGGCGGCAGCCCCGAGGCGCAGCGGGCGCTCGACGACTTCTATCGACGCTTCGAGAAGGAGCCGCTCGTCATCGACAAATGGTTCGCGTTGCAGGCCGTCCAGCGCGGAGGCGCACAGCATCCGGTAATCGATACGGTGCGCAGCCTGATGACGCATCCGGCCTTCAACCTGAAGAATCCGAACCGGGCGCGTTCGCTGATTTTCAGCTTCTGCGCGGCGAACCCTGCGCAATTCCACGCGGCAGATGGCTCCGGCTACGCATTCTGGGCCGAGCAGGTGATCGCGCTCGACGCGCTCAATCCGCAGGTGGCCGCGCGCCTCGCGCGTTCGCTCGAACTGTGGCGACGCTTCACACCGGCGCTGCGCGACAGCATGCGCGCGGCGCTCGAGAAGGTGGCCGCACAGGTCAAGTCGCGCGACGTGCGCGAGATCGTCGAGAAGGCGTTGGCGTGATGCCTTGCTGAGTGCTTGACTCGTATCTGGAAAGCCGGCTCGCGTTGCCGGCTTTTTTTCGCGCTGTTTCTGTTCAGGCGCTGCGTTCGCGGCTGCCGTCAGCGGCACCCGTCTCGCTCAGCGCGCGCCGCAAGGCCGGAACCCGGCCGTGCGACCAAAAGCACGGAGCCGACACAACGAGCGGTTAAAATCCCAATACCTTCTAGCCTTCCCGGAGTACAGCAATGTCTTTGCAACGTCGTACCACTCTCACGAAGTACCTGATCGAGCAGCAGCGCGAAACCAACAACCTGCCGGCCGACCTGCGCCTGTTGATCGAAGTCGTCGCGCGCGCGTGCAAGGCGATCAGCTACCACGTCAGCAAGGGCGCGCTCGGCGATGCGCTGGGCTCGGCGGGCAGCGAAAACGTCCAGGGCGAAGTGCAGAAGAAGCTCGACATCCTGTCGAACGAAATCCTGCTCGAGGCGAACGAATGGGGTGGGAACCTCGCGGGCATGGCGTCCGAGGAAATGGAACAGTTCTTCCCGATCCCGGCCAATTATCCGAAGGGCGAGTATCTGCTCGTATTCGATCCGCTCGACGGCTCGTCGAACATCGACGTCAACGTGTCGATCGGCACGATCTTCTCGGTGTTGCGCTGCCCAGACGGCCATCAGGCCACCGAGCAGTCGTTCCTGCAGCCGGGCACCCAGCAGGTCGCCGCAGGCTACGCGGTGTACGGCCCGCAAACGGTGCTCGTGCTGACCACCGGTAACGGCGTCAACTGCTTCACGCTCGACCGCGAACTCGGCTCGTGGGTACTCACGCAAAGCGACATGCGCGTTCCCGTCGAAACGCGCGAGTACGCGATCAACGCGTCCAACGAGCGCCACTGGTATCCGCCGGTTCAGCAATACATCGGCGAACTGAAGGCGGGCAAGGAAGGTTCGCGTCAGGCCGACTTCAACATGCGCTGGATCGCGTCGATGGTCGCGGACGTGCATCGCATCCTGAATCGCGGCGGCATCTTCATGTACCCGGCCGACAAGCGCACGCCGGACAAGCCGGGCAAGCTGCGTCTGATGTACGAGGCCAATCCGATGGCATTCATCGTCGAACAGGCGGGCGGCGGCGCGACCAACGGCGAGAAGCGCATTCTCGACATCCAGCCGAAAAGCCTGCACGAGCGCGTCGCGGTGTTCCTCGGCTCGAAGAACGAGGTCGACCGCGTGACCCGCTATCACCTCGAAGCGAAAACCTGATCGCGAAGTGAAAAAATGCGTCGGGGACTTGCCAAGGCGCTAAAGTAGTCCCTATAATCTCGCTTCTCCTGATGCCGGAATAGCTCAGACGGTAGAGCAGCGCATTCGTAATGCGAAGGTCGGGGGTTCGATTCCTCTTTCCGGCACCATCAAGTTTCCAGCAAAAAGCCCAGTCCTCGTGACTGGGCTTTTTGCTTTGCCGTCGCGCTTTGCTTCGCGATCGCTTGAACCGCGCGCCGCTGGCGAGACACTGCGCCGATCAGGAGACGGGCGCCTTTGGCATCGCCGCGTCGTCCAGCTTCGCTGCGCGGACGCGCCATGCTTGCGCCTTCGCGATGAACGCGCGGCACGCCGGCACCTCGATCAGGTAATAGCCGAGCGCTCCGCCGACCACGACGATGCCCAGTTCGACGAGCAGTATCAGCATGGCGACGATCGGGCTCTGCGGCACATGCAGCTTTCTGGCGACCTGGTTGCAGGCGATCTGCAGAATCGGGTGAATGAGATAAATCGAAAACGAAATCTCGCGGAGAAACACGGAGACACCCGAATACCGCTTTGCCGATCACGCCGCCGCTCGCCAGGCCCGCGATCACCAGCAGGATCGGTGGCAGCAGCATGAACGGCAGCGTGGTCGGCAGGCACATCAGAATCATCAGCGCGACGAGACCGACGCACATCGCGACCTCGCCGACCTCCCACGTCTTGACGAGCCGGAACAGCCAGTATCCGGCCATGAACTGCGGCACGATCCGCAGCACGCCGAATGTGGTCAGCCCGACGTCGCCGTCGTTGTAAAGGAAGCAGTACACGCACAACATCAGCCAGCACGCGAGCACGACTACACCGCAAGTCACTCGCGGCAGCCGGCTCAGCACTTTCGCGCACAGCGGAAACAGAAACAGATAGGCGAACCATTCGGCGCTGATCGACCACGACACGAAGTTCCAGCTCAGCTTGTTTTCGAGGCCCCATGCGTGAAGGAGCAGCAGGTTCTCGACCGCGGTGCGCGCGGTGTAGTCCACGTCGCTGTGCGCGAACTCGTGGCCGATGCGCTTTGCCGCGAAACACAGGCCGACGAATACCAGAAACGTCGCCAGATGCAACGGATACACACGCGCAAACCGTTTGACGATAAACGACCGATACTCGGCCCAGCCGAACACGGTCTCGCGCGATGGCAGATACGTATAGGCAAGGATGAAGCCGCTCAGCACGAAAAAGATGTCGACGCCCCAGACTCAGTTATCGACCAGTTGCACGATGCCGAGCGGCAGCACCCTTCGTTGTCGGCAAAATGATGGACGACCACGAGCAACGCCGCGAACGCACGTAGTCCAGTCAGGTTGTCGGTCTTTTGCATGGAATCTTCCTGGCCATCACGCCGGTGAGCGCGACACGGCGGCGCCCAATACAGGCGCGGCCACGCCCTGCGCGGCTTCCGGCAGCAGATAACCTTGATGCAACGAGGTTGCGAGGCAGAGCTATTCGCCCCGCGCAGCCGGCCGTGATGGACCGGCTATGGCCGGACTGATACGCGCGTGGTCGCCGATTCGCCCGGCAGCGGGTGCAAAGCCGACGGCGGCACGGCAATGCATCGTATAAGTTCGCTGCAAAGCGGTGTGTGCGCTAGCACACCACTTCATGCAAGGTCTCGAGGGTGAGCCGACGGCTTGCCTGAGGCCCGCTAACCGCCGCCGTTGCGCCTTCGACTCAGAGCCAGCCTGGTCGCGAATCGAGCGGATCGTATGACCGCGGCATCGCAAGGTTGCGCGCGACGACGGTATCGCCCCCGGCGATCGGCTGCTGGCGTGCGGCGCCGGAGGCGGCCAACGCTTGCGCGGGCGCCGACGCGAACCACAAGATCCTGCCGGCGCATTCGATGCCAACCTGTCGTCCGTTCCAGTAGACAGCGTTTTCCATCGCGATCCTCCCGAACATGAAGACCGTCATCATCCGCGCCGCTCGTCGTGGGTCCGTCTGCCACCGCACGTGCGGCGATTAGCAGTTGCTTTGACCCTAGGCGGCCATGCGCGCTGCGTTTGACTTGTCATTAAATGACGTGGTTTTGTCACAGCAATGCGTGAATGAGTTTGCCAGCCAACTGTCGGAAAGTGAATTGACGGCCAAAACTTTAAATAGTGTTTGGCGCGGTCAACGCGACGCGGAATGTGCCGTTTACAAAGAATCAGGCGGGAAGCTATGCAATGGGCAAACGACGAGCGCTCAGTCGGAAACGCGAGAATCATGCCGATGCGGCAATGCACAAGACTGTCACATGAAAGCGTTAGTGCAGCACGACGAAAATATCGACCGGTCGTGCTAAAACGCAAGGTGAGCAAGCGACGGAAGGGATTTGCGGAACGCAGCGAGATGCGCTGGCAGATCGAGCGGATTAAGCGAACGGCGAAACCCTATAGGCAGCCAGCCGATAAATTCTATTCAATCCCGCTGCTGACGCGTCGGCTTGTGCCGTTAAAGCAACAGAGACTGTATGACTCACATCGGACGCTGGTGCGATGCGGGGAACGAGGCCGATAATCGGTTCGCAAAGGAGAAAGATCATGGATGCAAAACCACCGAAGATTCCGACCCCGGACAAGGTTTATTACCCGGATCCGGAACCTGTGGCCGTGGAGTTT
Above is a window of Paraburkholderia sprentiae WSM5005 DNA encoding:
- a CDS encoding DUF4136 domain-containing protein, with amino-acid sequence MNIDRWTRRVALLFVALTALLSGCTTYVTTQVTAFSDWSGSDATRTYAFTRAEGQKNNLELSAYERIVANELAVHAFREVARNDARYLVELAYGIRSDIVTVAQPVYYDPWPGPYWGRPFDPWGPWGPFPATYVNQSYPVFTHLLGIRITERASGREVYNVTARNFGEESSLVRAMPYLARSALADFPLANGAVHTVKIPLGGGAANEVSLPAAAPAAAASAPKAAQ
- the pepN gene encoding aminopeptidase N; its protein translation is MADTATPNVIRRADYAPPAFLIDTVALEFDLLAERTVVRNTMRVRRNPDASRAAHLELMGEQLEFVSAGIDGTPFPNAHPHKHGLRLDNVPDSFELTLTSICNPAENTTLSGLYVSSGNFFTQCEAEGFRRITYFLDRPDVMASFTVTLRANKADYPVLLSNGNLLEQGELPDGRHFARWEDPFRKPSYLFALVAGKLVALEERVKTGSGKEKLLQVWVEPHDLDKTRHAMDSLIHAIRWDEQRFGLELDLDRFMIVAVSDFNMGAMENKGLNIFNTKYVLANPETATDTDFSNIEAVVGHEYFHNWTGNRVTCRDWFQLSLKEGLTVFRDQEFSADMAGGATDQAARATKRIEDVRVLRQMQFAEDAGPMAHPVRPESYVEINNFYTMTVYEKGSEVVRMYQTLFGRDGFRKGMDLYFKRHDGQAVTCDDFRHALADANGRDLAQFERWYSQAGTPRVSVRARYDAAQRRYSVTLRQGYGDAAPAARETQKGPLLIPFAIGLIGKDGRDLPLQLDGEAKASESTTRVLEFTQTEQTFTFVDVGQEPLPSLLRNFSAPVIVEYDYTAEQLAFLLAHDSDPFNRWEAGQRLATRELLTLAARAATGAALQLDDSVVAAFARVLTDETLSPAFRELALMLPSEAYLAEQMAESDPAAVHVARQFVRKRLANALRDDWLKVYEQHRTPGAYEATPEAAGHRALKNLALSYLTELDDCAEAVRLAAAQYEGANNMTDRAAALSALLNAAAPQGGSPEAQRALDDFYRRFEKEPLVIDKWFALQAVQRGGAQHPVIDTVRSLMTHPAFNLKNPNRARSLIFSFCAANPAQFHAADGSGYAFWAEQVIALDALNPQVAARLARSLELWRRFTPALRDSMRAALEKVAAQVKSRDVREIVEKALA
- a CDS encoding class 1 fructose-bisphosphatase, translating into MSLQRRTTLTKYLIEQQRETNNLPADLRLLIEVVARACKAISYHVSKGALGDALGSAGSENVQGEVQKKLDILSNEILLEANEWGGNLAGMASEEMEQFFPIPANYPKGEYLLVFDPLDGSSNIDVNVSIGTIFSVLRCPDGHQATEQSFLQPGTQQVAAGYAVYGPQTVLVLTTGNGVNCFTLDRELGSWVLTQSDMRVPVETREYAINASNERHWYPPVQQYIGELKAGKEGSRQADFNMRWIASMVADVHRILNRGGIFMYPADKRTPDKPGKLRLMYEANPMAFIVEQAGGGATNGEKRILDIQPKSLHERVAVFLGSKNEVDRVTRYHLEAKT
- a CDS encoding acyltransferase family protein, whose amino-acid sequence is MLSGFILAYTYLPSRETVFGWAEYRSFIVKRFARVYPLHLATFLVFVGLCFAAKRIGHEFAHSDVDYTARTAVENLLLLHAWGLENKLSWNFVSWSISAEWFAYLFLFPLCAKVLSRLPRVTCGVVVLACWLMLCVYCFLYNDGDVGLTTFGVLRIVPQFMAGYWLFRLVKTWEVGEVAMCVGLVALMILMCLPTTLPFMLLPPILLVIAGLASGGVIGKAVFGCLRVSPRDFVFDLSHSPDSADRLQPGRQKAACAAEPDRRHADTARRTGHRRGRRSARLLPDRGAGVPRVHREGASMARPRSEAGRRGDAKGARLLIGAVSRQRRAVQAIAKQSATAKQKAQSRGLGFLLET